From Streptomyces yatensis, one genomic window encodes:
- a CDS encoding zinc-dependent alcohol dehydrogenase, which translates to MLTEPGALSVVSVPEPSCGPGDVLIRMRGTGLCGSDLAVHAGHRRPPRLPWILGHEGTGRIVELGSAVSGLHTGQDVVIEPDYCCLTCAPCRAGRTSACAGRAAVGLTVPGLLSDYVVAPAAFVWPVAPRLPLEDLVCVEPATVARAAMRRSGIAPGQSCLVIGAGSQGLLLCQALVGHGVTVFVQEPNEARLDRACSLGATPLPPDTDGLPCLFETSGAPGVIEQALRRLATPGTAVLIGMNTSPLGVSPRDLVAGQITLIGSMIYDHPVDFAQTVSALESPTPPRLGAVVSDGYALEDVQEAFTAAYTAAGKVWVDLS; encoded by the coding sequence GTGCTGACGGAGCCCGGTGCGCTGTCCGTGGTGTCCGTGCCGGAGCCGTCCTGCGGCCCCGGTGACGTGCTCATCCGCATGCGGGGCACGGGGCTGTGCGGCTCCGATCTCGCGGTGCACGCGGGACACCGGCGGCCACCGCGGCTGCCCTGGATCCTGGGCCACGAGGGCACGGGGCGGATCGTCGAGCTGGGCAGTGCGGTCAGCGGTCTGCACACCGGCCAGGACGTGGTCATCGAACCGGACTACTGCTGTCTGACGTGTGCCCCCTGCCGAGCCGGACGGACGTCGGCCTGCGCCGGCCGGGCCGCCGTGGGACTGACCGTTCCCGGTCTGCTGAGTGACTACGTCGTGGCGCCGGCCGCGTTCGTCTGGCCCGTCGCCCCGCGGCTGCCCCTGGAGGACCTGGTCTGTGTGGAACCCGCGACCGTGGCCCGGGCGGCGATGCGGCGCTCGGGCATCGCGCCGGGGCAGAGCTGCCTGGTGATCGGGGCCGGTTCCCAGGGTCTGCTGCTGTGTCAGGCGCTGGTCGGCCACGGTGTGACGGTGTTCGTCCAGGAGCCCAACGAGGCCCGGCTCGACCGCGCGTGTTCGCTGGGTGCCACGCCCCTGCCACCGGACACGGACGGCCTCCCCTGTCTCTTCGAGACCTCCGGCGCCCCCGGAGTCATCGAGCAGGCGCTGCGACGGCTCGCCACACCCGGCACCGCCGTTCTGATCGGGATGAACACCTCCCCTCTCGGGGTCTCCCCCCGCGATCTGGTGGCGGGGCAGATCACCCTCATCGGCAGCATGATCTACGACCATCCGGTGGACTTCGCACAGACCGTCAGCGCGCTGGAGTCGCCGACACCGCCCCGGCTCGGGGCGGTGGTCAGCGACGGCTATGCCCTGGAGGACGTCCAGGAGGCGTTCACCGCGGCGTACACCGCGGCGGGAAAGGTGTGGGTCGACCTCTCCTGA
- a CDS encoding malonic semialdehyde reductase: MSDSTLAPDIDQALYALSPEGRKLLFTEAKTAYDFSDKPVGDDRLQAIYELFKWAPTSANINPLRILYVRTEEGKQRLLTGVAQPNQEQTASAPVTAVLAADTRYPEYVPFLAPSNPQLQQMLEANQELRESHMDFNAVLQAGYFVLAVRAAGLAAGPMKGFNAAAVDKEFFPDGRWRSILLVNIGYPGAEAYRDRLPRPSYEQAVRLV, encoded by the coding sequence ATGTCGGACAGCACCCTGGCCCCCGATATAGATCAGGCCCTGTACGCACTTTCCCCCGAGGGGCGGAAACTTCTCTTCACCGAGGCCAAGACGGCCTATGATTTCAGCGACAAGCCGGTGGGCGACGACCGTCTGCAGGCCATCTACGAACTGTTCAAATGGGCCCCGACCTCGGCGAATATCAATCCGCTGCGCATTCTGTACGTGCGTACCGAGGAAGGAAAGCAGCGGCTGCTGACCGGGGTGGCGCAGCCCAACCAGGAGCAGACCGCCTCGGCTCCGGTCACCGCGGTGCTGGCCGCGGACACCCGTTACCCGGAGTATGTGCCGTTCCTCGCGCCGTCCAACCCGCAGTTACAGCAGATGCTGGAGGCCAACCAGGAGCTGCGCGAGTCCCACATGGACTTCAACGCGGTGCTCCAGGCGGGCTACTTCGTGCTGGCCGTCCGCGCCGCGGGGCTCGCCGCCGGGCCGATGAAGGGCTTCAACGCCGCGGCGGTGGACAAGGAGTTCTTCCCCGATGGCCGGTGGCGGTCGATTCTGCTGGTCAACATCGGCTACCCGGGCGCCGAAGCCTACCGGGACCGGCTGCCGCGGCCCTCGTACGAGCAGGCGGTACGGCTGGTCTGA
- a CDS encoding helix-turn-helix transcriptional regulator → MPVSLMECHDATADAGRPAIGFRRDHEGQGNEGDRGPGGGPPDLVERDDILAGLGGLLADASRGKGQLAVVDGPLGSGKSRLVHEFLETLEPDGALVLRATASLREHLLPFGVVTQLFHGMTIPPPSRDRVRALLTSAVEHTGIDGELAGGDWEVHVVDVFQKLTMELAQLAETTPLVIWIDNAHYLDPPSLHFLAGIVPWLHSARILVLLTDDHTLRWPRSPLLAGLLSQSPNAHRIPLSPLSRGAVDALAVRLLGPHIASPRLTAELHRISGGNPLAVQALIIDQQAGGACYPDGYGRALLDLVTHSRPSMLSVVRALAVLGGAASVTDVARLAGVDATVTSWALHALVGAGLLTKGHAFRHPVAATAVLDDMPADSRAALHRAAAELLHEAGAPALTVAGQLMSAGDPRADCATEVLVTASDEALAAGDVGTALGCLDLAQRTRTDDPTAARIRARLSRLEWQLKPQVAVRHLRPQLRDFTAGHLDRQDVSELVLGLANAGALTELTALLDALRTRSHQGAGSGTEDLRPLTNWAAMAYPLHTGLRKLAQSVAAATPEAAPCHDPWLPSAVTLADDLIRGRDDQLVHRAELLLRTFHLDHGSLWNAEAGALALRALLSAGRPDEVVAWCEKLEAEAAAHHAVAWQGKFLALRAEAHLRQGDLIRAHDLAARAMALVAPQGWGIGLAGVLGCAILAATRSGRLEQAEKYVAQPIPEPVLHSRHGAHYLHARGHYRLATHHPQAALADFLACGRFAETWHAPGADAVSWRTSAAEAWLAQDDQDQAKRLVREQIARLFPGPSRARGLCLRTLAAVSRVTRRPQLLTEAVDMLKDSGDDYELARALIDLSIAFKDTGDQRNARRVAHRAWHLAKQTGAEHLCREAALDPIAPEAELAAQQRQDGLSALTTQERRIALLAAKGYTNREIAAKLYITASTVEQHLTRVFRKVNVKRRQDLPHFL, encoded by the coding sequence GTGCCTGTGAGCTTGATGGAATGCCACGATGCAACGGCCGACGCCGGTCGGCCGGCGATCGGTTTCCGGAGGGACCACGAAGGCCAGGGAAACGAGGGGGATCGCGGGCCCGGCGGCGGACCCCCCGACCTGGTCGAGCGCGACGACATCCTGGCCGGCCTGGGCGGGCTGCTCGCCGATGCCTCCAGGGGCAAGGGGCAGCTGGCCGTCGTGGACGGGCCGCTGGGCAGTGGCAAGAGCCGGCTGGTGCACGAGTTCCTCGAAACCCTCGAACCGGACGGCGCCTTGGTCCTGAGGGCCACCGCCTCGCTCCGGGAACATCTGCTGCCGTTCGGCGTGGTGACCCAGCTCTTCCACGGCATGACGATCCCGCCGCCCAGCCGGGACCGAGTGCGCGCCCTGCTCACCTCGGCGGTCGAACACACCGGCATCGACGGGGAGTTAGCCGGCGGCGACTGGGAGGTCCACGTCGTCGACGTCTTCCAGAAGCTCACCATGGAGCTGGCCCAGCTGGCCGAGACCACCCCCTTGGTGATCTGGATCGACAACGCCCACTACCTGGACCCGCCCTCCCTGCACTTCCTCGCCGGCATCGTCCCGTGGCTGCACTCCGCCCGCATCCTGGTGCTGCTCACCGACGACCACACGCTGCGGTGGCCGCGCTCGCCCCTGCTGGCCGGACTGCTCTCGCAGAGCCCCAACGCACACCGCATCCCCCTGAGCCCCTTGAGCCGCGGCGCGGTCGACGCCCTGGCCGTCCGGCTGCTCGGACCGCACATCGCCTCCCCGCGGCTGACCGCCGAGCTCCACCGCATCAGCGGCGGCAACCCCCTGGCGGTCCAGGCCCTGATCATCGATCAGCAGGCCGGTGGCGCATGCTATCCGGACGGCTACGGACGGGCCCTGCTCGACCTCGTGACGCACTCCCGGCCGTCGATGCTGTCCGTGGTGCGCGCCCTCGCGGTACTCGGCGGTGCGGCCTCGGTGACCGACGTGGCCCGGCTGGCCGGGGTGGACGCCACGGTGACCAGCTGGGCCCTGCACGCCCTGGTCGGCGCCGGACTGCTCACCAAGGGCCATGCGTTCCGCCATCCGGTGGCCGCCACCGCCGTACTGGACGACATGCCCGCCGACAGCCGGGCCGCACTGCACCGCGCCGCCGCCGAGCTGCTGCATGAGGCCGGTGCGCCCGCGCTGACGGTGGCCGGGCAGTTGATGAGCGCCGGGGACCCCCGTGCCGACTGCGCCACCGAGGTGCTGGTGACGGCCTCCGACGAGGCGCTGGCGGCCGGCGATGTGGGCACCGCGCTCGGCTGCCTGGACCTCGCCCAGCGCACCCGGACCGACGACCCCACCGCGGCGCGCATCCGCGCCCGGCTCAGCCGCCTGGAGTGGCAGCTGAAACCGCAGGTCGCCGTCCGTCATCTCCGTCCCCAGCTACGCGACTTCACCGCGGGCCACCTGGACCGGCAGGATGTCTCCGAGCTGGTGCTCGGTCTGGCCAACGCCGGTGCGCTCACCGAGCTGACCGCCCTACTGGACGCCCTGCGCACCCGCTCCCACCAGGGCGCCGGCTCCGGAACCGAGGACCTGCGCCCCCTGACGAACTGGGCGGCGATGGCGTACCCCCTCCACACCGGGCTGCGGAAACTGGCCCAGTCGGTCGCGGCGGCCACCCCCGAGGCCGCCCCCTGCCACGACCCCTGGCTGCCCTCGGCGGTCACCCTGGCCGACGACCTGATCCGCGGACGCGACGACCAGCTGGTACACCGCGCCGAACTGCTGCTGCGCACCTTCCACCTCGACCACGGCTCACTGTGGAACGCCGAGGCCGGAGCCCTCGCCCTGCGCGCGCTGCTCTCCGCGGGTCGCCCGGACGAGGTCGTGGCCTGGTGCGAAAAGCTCGAGGCCGAGGCCGCCGCCCACCATGCCGTCGCCTGGCAGGGGAAGTTCCTCGCCCTCCGCGCCGAGGCCCATCTGCGGCAGGGAGACCTGATCCGCGCCCACGACCTGGCGGCCCGCGCCATGGCCCTCGTAGCGCCCCAGGGCTGGGGGATCGGCCTGGCCGGGGTGCTGGGCTGCGCCATCCTCGCCGCCACCCGGTCCGGCAGGCTGGAGCAGGCGGAGAAGTACGTGGCTCAGCCGATACCCGAACCGGTCCTGCACAGCCGCCACGGCGCACACTATCTGCACGCCCGGGGCCACTACCGGCTGGCCACCCACCACCCGCAGGCCGCGCTCGCGGACTTCCTCGCCTGCGGCAGATTCGCCGAAACCTGGCACGCGCCCGGCGCCGACGCGGTCTCGTGGCGGACCAGCGCGGCCGAGGCATGGCTGGCACAGGACGACCAGGACCAGGCCAAACGTCTGGTACGGGAACAGATAGCCCGGCTGTTCCCGGGCCCCTCCCGGGCCCGCGGGCTGTGCCTGCGCACCCTGGCGGCGGTCAGCCGGGTCACCCGCCGCCCGCAACTGCTCACCGAGGCCGTCGACATGCTCAAGGACAGCGGCGACGACTACGAACTGGCCCGTGCGCTGATCGACCTCAGCATCGCCTTCAAGGACACCGGGGACCAGCGCAATGCCCGCCGGGTGGCCCACCGCGCCTGGCATCTCGCGAAGCAGACCGGCGCCGAGCACCTGTGCCGGGAGGCCGCTCTCGACCCCATCGCTCCCGAGGCCGAGCTGGCAGCGCAACAGCGCCAGGACGGGCTGTCCGCCCTCACCACGCAGGAGCGCAGGATCGCGCTACTGGCGGCCAAGGGCTACACCAACCGCGAGATCGCCGCCAAGCTCTACATCACCGCGAGCACGGTCGAGCAGCACCTCACCCGGGTGTTCCGTAAAGTCAACGTCAAGCGGCGGCAGGATCTGCCGCATTTCCTCTAG
- a CDS encoding bifunctional 3-(3-hydroxy-phenyl)propionate/3-hydroxycinnamic acid hydroxylase, which yields MCPAGPDTPQADTPKTDTPEPDTPEADAPEADVLIVGYGPIGQVLSILLATRGWRVLVVERWEHPYTLPRATSFDGETARTLASLGVAGSYPEIGLPADAYDWRNAEGRSLLRVELAERGAHGWPETTTIHQPALEAVLCARAERLPNLRVLRGYGATDLVDHGAGVELTATDTAGGRLRCAASWVVGCDGANSFVRDHIGVRTTDLGFSFDWLLCDVVLHEPRVFSPLNVQHCDPDRPTTAVGSGPGRRRWEFMRLPGESVAELNRAETAWRLLERFDVTPENATLQRHTVYSFQAAWADEWRRGRVLLAGDAAHLMPPFTGQGMCAGIRDVLNLSWKLDLVLRGAAGERLLDSYPRERVDHVREAIDTAVRLGRVLCVTDAATAASRDASLLAGVSADTGRGRRRGAGPPLRTGLLYTGIGTAPVPPAGEVMPQGRVRREGVTGLFDEVVGTGPVLLGSADPAAALEESQLTFLTGLGTPVVHMVAGDAEAAAGAVVDVDEVYLPLLRAARARFLLVRPDHHIYGAARTSRELTALVGQFRSGLLE from the coding sequence ATGTGCCCTGCGGGCCCGGACACACCACAAGCGGACACGCCGAAAACGGACACGCCGGAGCCGGACACACCAGAAGCGGATGCGCCGGAAGCAGACGTGCTCATCGTCGGCTACGGACCCATCGGCCAGGTGCTGTCCATCCTGCTGGCCACCCGGGGCTGGCGCGTGCTGGTCGTGGAGCGGTGGGAGCACCCGTACACGCTGCCCCGGGCGACCAGCTTCGACGGTGAGACGGCCCGGACCCTGGCGTCGCTGGGGGTGGCCGGCTCGTATCCGGAGATCGGTCTGCCGGCCGACGCCTACGACTGGCGCAATGCCGAGGGCAGGTCCCTGCTGCGGGTCGAGCTGGCCGAGCGCGGTGCGCACGGCTGGCCGGAGACGACCACCATCCACCAGCCGGCGCTGGAGGCGGTACTGTGCGCCCGCGCCGAGCGGCTGCCCAACCTGCGGGTGCTGCGCGGTTACGGCGCGACGGACCTGGTGGACCACGGCGCCGGGGTCGAGCTCACGGCGACCGATACGGCGGGTGGGCGGTTGCGGTGCGCCGCCTCCTGGGTGGTGGGTTGCGACGGGGCGAACAGCTTCGTCCGCGACCACATCGGGGTGCGCACCACGGATCTCGGCTTCTCCTTCGACTGGCTGCTGTGCGATGTGGTGCTCCATGAACCGCGGGTGTTCTCCCCGCTCAATGTGCAGCACTGCGATCCGGACCGGCCGACGACGGCGGTGGGCAGCGGTCCGGGGCGGCGCCGCTGGGAGTTCATGCGGCTGCCCGGGGAGAGCGTGGCCGAGCTGAACCGGGCGGAGACGGCCTGGCGCCTGCTGGAACGCTTCGATGTCACCCCGGAGAACGCCACGCTGCAGCGGCACACCGTCTACAGCTTCCAGGCCGCCTGGGCCGACGAATGGCGGCGCGGGCGGGTGCTGCTGGCCGGGGACGCCGCCCATCTCATGCCACCGTTCACCGGTCAGGGCATGTGCGCGGGCATCCGGGATGTGCTCAATCTGTCCTGGAAACTGGACCTGGTGCTGCGGGGCGCCGCCGGTGAGCGGCTGCTGGACAGCTATCCGCGTGAGCGCGTCGACCATGTGCGGGAGGCCATCGACACCGCGGTACGGCTGGGCAGGGTGCTGTGCGTGACCGACGCCGCCACCGCCGCGAGCCGGGACGCCTCGCTGCTCGCGGGCGTGAGCGCGGACACCGGCCGGGGCAGGCGGCGGGGCGCGGGTCCGCCGCTGCGGACCGGTCTGCTGTACACCGGGATCGGCACGGCGCCGGTGCCGCCGGCCGGGGAGGTCATGCCGCAGGGCCGGGTGCGGCGCGAGGGCGTGACCGGGCTGTTCGACGAGGTGGTGGGCACCGGTCCGGTGCTGCTGGGGTCGGCGGATCCGGCCGCCGCGCTGGAGGAGTCTCAGCTCACCTTCCTCACCGGGCTCGGCACACCTGTGGTGCACATGGTGGCGGGGGACGCCGAGGCGGCAGCGGGTGCCGTCGTCGATGTCGACGAGGTGTATCTGCCGCTGCTGAGAGCGGCGCGGGCGCGGTTCCTGCTGGTACGCCCGGACCACCACATCTACGGCGCGGCCCGCACCTCCCGTGAACTCACCGCGCTGGTCGGTCAGTTCAGGTCCGGGCTGCTGGAATGA